The sequence CACTGGGCGCAGTACCACTTATAGTTTTCTTCTGCACTGGCAGCAATAACATTATCAAATCTTGCAAACACCAGCATTAGTAAAAGTGTAGCAAAAAAGGTAAATATCTTTTTCATAGATAGTTCGTCTCCTTATTTGAATGTTGAAATATACTGGGCTATACCCTTTATCTCGCCATCATTTATTATATCGGTATATATAGGCATCCTCTTGACAGGGATAAGCAGTTTAGGGTCTTTAAGATATGCATATACCCAGTCTGCCTTTAGCCTATTACCAGCACCAGCAAGGCTTGGACCTGTAAGTCCACCAACAAGTTTATCAAGTTTTTTGTATTTATGGCAGTCAAAGCAACTCACCTTTTTCTCAAATGCCAGTTTACCCTGGATGTTGGATGTGCCTTCCTGTATCACACCCTCCTGAACAT comes from Deltaproteobacteria bacterium and encodes:
- a CDS encoding cytochrome c, yielding MIQEGTSNIQGKLAFEKKVSCFDCHKYKKLDKLVGGLTGPSLAGAGNRLKADWVYAYLKDPKLLIPVKRMPIYTDIINDGEIKGIAQYISTFK